The sequence CCGGCTCTCAAAGTCTCTGTGTTGCTCAGCGGCTTTGAACCCAATCAGAAAAAAAGGACAAACGAGGACAAATCATCACATCTGGGGAGAAGCGGTGGTGTGACGCTGCTAAACCCTCCTCCTCCGGTGACTCAATGCTGCCACCTTCGGGCCAGCTAAGGCATTGCACTGTCACTAACGCCTCAGCAAAACAGCCCTCGATGATGGAGAATGTTGTCATCGCTAACGGCCAGTCGCTCTGTTCCCGACAGAGATGACGGAGCTCCAGATCAACACCAGCCCAAACAATGTTTCCCTCGCTCCCAGAGTATTGTCCGACACACTTCAAATACTCCACTTGTCCTGAAACACACACTCAGGACGAGCTTGTTCCAAAATCCTGCCTGTAGCCAGTCAGTAACAACTTTGACTAAACTGTAGGGCACTTTCTGAGGTAACTACCCCGATCCGTTGAGAGAATAATTTCCATGACACCATATCTCAGCTCCTGTCTGAGGCCGTGTGACCTCAGCGTCCATTTACAGTAAACCAATCAGACATTGCCTTGGCGTCATTTTCCCGAAGGAATATATTGTTATATTGATATATTATTATAGAGCTATGACGATCTATGAAGGTGACTTAAtttatttgaaataaatctTTAATTTGTACAAGaggtaaaatatatttttattctaTTGAGAGATGTTTATGATAGTTCAGAGTCTGTTTTTATTTGTGTCCTGTTGTGTTTGTTGCCTAAATTGCTATTATACATTTTCTTTCATTATTGCAGCTACTTGCAAACTTTTGTCTGCAGGTGCTCGGGTCAGTTCTTTTCACTTGAAGCGAAACGTTTGAATTTCATTTCACTTCTTAAAGACCGAATGGTAGGAGAGTTGAGAATAGATTCTGTTGAAGAAGCTGTGGGTCAAAATTAGAAAAAAATTGTGCCTTAAATCCAGGTCCCTTGAAATTGTCTCAGCAACATTATTCCAATCTCTCACTCTTGCCTACCCTTTTATTGCTGGATATActaatatttttaaaataatatacaCTGTCAAATAAGTTACTGGATGTTTAGATCAACATCTGAGTGAAAGCGGTTCAAAAAGGGGGGTGTTTGTTCTGAAACAGCGTGATTGCACTGcttttttcactttctttgttgCCATCACACTTTTCACCATTGTACTTACATTTCCCATCTTCCCATAGTTCATTTCACTGATTCCTCCAAATCTATATGACAAACTATTTTGTTCAATCATCTGTTTTTTGATTGGACAGAATATTATGACTACTGATGATTGCGCCTTTTGTTGTAAGATTTGACTGAGGTTGTATAGTTCTTTCACTGAttgtaaatatataaaaaaaagcaaTGAGCATTATCTCTCTTTATTTCGCTCACCCTCTCTGTTCTGCCTCATGTAATAGTTTATTTAAATTCAGTCGAcatgttttgtgtttgtgtgtgtggccaaTATTATGAGTGGATGAATTTCACTCATTTTACATGTTAGTGGTTTATCGAAGGGGAAAGTGAAGTGCCTTTTAGTGGAATTGTTTTTTTCCTAGTCATGCTGTTCATGTGCATGATTATTATTTCTTATCTCGGCCACCTCTTCgtcagtctttttttttaattgcgaGAAGATGAGAGCTGAATGGTGGACATGATTTCAAAAGTGTGAATTTTCAGTACTAATTACAGGACTTGAAAGCAGCATAAACGCTCATTAATCTCCTTATGACCCCCCTTACTGTAATTGTTTAAAGTGGAAATGAGAAAAAACAATGAAAGGAACTCTTCCCCTTGATTAAAAACAAACCCACACCCCCATCAGTTCATGTGCCTtcatcatgtacatgtatgcCTGCCGCTGATGTttgacatcatttttcatggacATCTTTGAAATAAAAGTTGTTGGAAGTCATGGCCATTATTTTTCTGTGTTATGTTGTTCCACGTGCGTTTCTCATGCCATCTGTATCACCAGATTCCAGAACAGCTGTAAAGAGAAAGTAAATCTATTGCAAATATAACCACAAAGCTTATTTGATGTAGTTTTTCCACACATGGATCAGGATTGGTCTGCACAATGTTTATAAATCAACTATCGAGGTCAAATGTGtttgaaccatagactgtatataaacaGTTTGAACAGATCAATTATCTGTATGTAGAATATATATTTACAAATGTtctttgtgtatttgtaaatTAATTTGAGTATTCACGGATTTCATTTTTGTGTGGAATTTCTTTCTGCATTTGCAcatctttttttaatatttctGTGAGTTTACATTATTATTTGTGGAAGGTGTTTAACATTAACATTTACACACGGATTATTGATCTGTAAAAAAAACTACAAAccttcccagcatgcaattcTCAGCGCTACGTACTTCCGTTTTCCCGTCATGCACTTTCAGAAACATGGTGGCTGAGAACTTCCATAACATTGGTTGTGTCATTGTTAGCACATTGTTGTAGTTGTGAATGTATGTAAGGAATAACTGGTGTTAAAGTGGAATCTGCACCATGCCGAAGTACTACGACGAAAAAGAGGAGGATGGCCGGGCCTGCTCCGGCGTCCGAGAGGACTTCAGGGCCTGTCTGATGCAGCATGATTGCGTGGTGAAGGTAGGAAAATGTCCTCTAGAGATAAAAACATTCAAGTTCAACGTGTTGTAATTACTTAGTTAAAGGTTAACAGATAAGATAACGCGTAAATAATTTGCTTTATCAAAGTCCCATGGAAAACGTATTTATTTCCCCCCTAACCCATAGTCTGTATATTATAATATACAGTCACCCTATTAATAACTTTACCCGATTTTTGTACATCCGAAACTTAATATTCAAACATTCAGACATATACTCAACATTAGGAAATACATAATAATTATGAAACATCATAATAAACCTAGATAATACCAGTTATCTTAATGAACCAGTGGTTGACAATCATTCTGAGTTAAttttaatcaagtactttttacatatttgtactttacttgctactttatacttctaatccactaaaTTGTGCAGGGAAATAACATACTTTTTAGTCAAATCTAATGAGGTTTCTATAATAGCTAAATTATCCTATCCAGAAATCAAAAAGGATTGTTTCACTAAGTGTAGATAGGAATAAATATGTCTGTAATACCAACAATCCTCAAATGTCATCCTTCACTAAGATAAAACAACATTTCCAACTGAGGAAGTTAGTGCAACGAgatcaaacactgcatttgtggGAGGGAATGCATGTTTAGCTCATGGGAGGGTCCAGGGTATTCTAACTGGTTTCTGCTTTTGTCAGGAGGGGAAGATGCCCAGTGAGTGTCTGAAGGAAGGCCACTGCAAAGCCCTGCAGACGTCCTTCTTCGAGTGCAAGAGGTCTATGGTAAGTCATCGGTGATGACATCAAAGCATTTGTGAAACTACAAAGTGAAAGAAATGGGAAGAATAAGGAGTAGAGGGAATGTTTTACCTTCCTCTTTCCTGCTGCTAGCTGTGTGTTCCCCAAGTGAGACATAAATCATATTATATCCAAAACAGAGAATGAttcagtcttttctttttacagATTGACACACGGTCGCGGTTCAGAGGAAGGAAAGGATATTGAGGACTGAACCCTGGACATCTGTAAAtacttgtatttattaaatcATTCATCAGCGCGGCTCACTAGGCCAAGGATGTGCAACCTCATCTGAAATGTGTCAAAAACAGTGGGCAATAAAGGTCTACCTAACGTTAATCTGACATACAACACAAAGCGCTGAAAACACGGGAGCTTTTTTtgaatgaatgtgtgtgttgtgctaTGAGTTGATGTAATTAAAGAAATTTTACGAAATAAAGAGTTCTTATTCAAATGTTAATGATGTGTTGTTGTCAAACATCTGACATACCATGTATATGCATTATGAAAACACTGTCATACAATTGAGGTAGAAAGTGGACTGAACAACTAATGGAAATGTTACAGAAATCTCACTTTAGCCAATAATTGATCGAGGGAAATGTGTatcaaaatatatttttcaatactGTAGTGCTTCAAAGATGTCTTGGTTTACAGGTCATATTCTACAGACACAAACTAATTATTCTGTACAGACCGCTGCAAAATTCAAACCATATTTATTTCTGTTTATTTTCATTGAAAATTAGGATATCGGTCAAAATAATCAcaattgtatatatttgtaaAACATTTTAAGCCCTACTAGTAAGTCTTAAGCGTTACAATTGCATGGGACAACATTAGTATTACATCCTTCCTGCTAAAGACAAAATCATAGTTGATAGTTAGTAGCAGAAGTTTAAATACAATATATTGCCTTATTACTAAAAACACAAATAGAGAAATTAGCCAAAATGTCTGGACGGAGAAAGTGACGTCTTGTGTTTAAAGGTGCTATTTTAAAGCAGCCATCATCATCTGCTCGAACTTCTCCATATCCACCTTCTTCATGATAAAAGCCTTGCGCTCCTTCTTCAGGAAGCCCACGGTGTCCATTATCATCATGCCTCTGGTGTGTGTTCCCGTCAGCTCCACGCTCACCGGGTAATGGTCGCTCTCTGTGATGAACGAGTCATCCACGGCGGCTGCCATGGCGTACGAGTCACAGGAAACGAAACCTGTACCGGCGACAAACTCCTTCTGCAGGCGCTCGCTTTGAGATGCCTCGATGCTGTGGCGGAAGATCCGGGCCATGAAGCGAGCTTTATCGGTGTCCTGCGCCAGCCAGGCGTCACAAAACTCCTGTCAACAAAGGCAAATATATTATTCTCTGATGAGTTCATTGATACATTAAAGGGGCtcatatgctcattttcaggttcatagtATATATCTGGTGCCCCTTTCGTGACACGTTTACATGCTATAATGTTCAAAAATGACTTTATTTTCCCATGTTCTCTTTGCTTTTAATGCGAACTGTGTACATGGCATCTTATGGACGAGGCTCCTCGTAACAGTGTGTTGGCTTACTCTGATATTCAGccatgatggttcttcaggactgcttttTGAGCTCTAGTCACACTTTCGCAGACCTTGCTGGTGATTTTGAGGTAGATGAGTTTAGGTGTGtggattaagaggaaaagatgcctggttttTTGGTTATTATTGATATCTGGTAAAGTACAACCTAATCCTGGTCCgactagtagtagtagtcagatcgctactcctgctgattttaaagctaggtctgggttgggatTCATCcatttgaatgtgcgcagtctaaACTAGATTTCGTCCGCATTTGGGCGAACTCGACTGACACTgatgtcattgttttatcagaaacgtggcttaataaatctattttggcctttGACATCTccttaaatggttataatgtatatcgtaccgaccgacctaataaaggtggtggcattgccatttatgtgaagaaTACGTTTAGTGTAACCACATTGGTTTCCAAATCAATCAGTAAGCAACTCGTATtttgaagtggcaaagggtcaacaggtcatggtggtgggctgttacagacccccctcagcagTCAAGGATTCTTTGTCTTCattagcaaatcttttatctaaactagactacaaggaaatagtgctacttggcaattttaactgggactgattaactacagtgtcagaggatttaaaaaacctttgtatctctttaaatgttactcagattgtagacagtcctactcgcccccTAACATtcagtcccctaataaatcctccttaattgatctcatCACTAATGTTCcctataaatactcatctgagtgaccactgtgctgTAGCCACAatcagggacactaaggtccaaaaggttaaacctcgcattataataaagagagacacaaaacattttgtggagcagggttttgttcaGATTCTgaattggggtaaaatcgatctgtgtgctgatgttgaaactgcatggtcttatttttaggGAGATTATtgtagacatgcacccctgcgtacatttagagtgaagggacgagacaatccttggttttctcctacatgagagaaacaaggcctgggcaaaggctaggagatcaggctcagaggtagaatggctccgttttaggcagctaagaaatagcttcacatcgcaaatcaaaagtgctaaatcgaagtattatctgtcagttaccacaaaaaacctaaataatcctagaacattttggaaagccataaaatcgatatccaccggtgaaatcctaaatgagctacctctgtgccttaccacagcatctggcactatatcggacagagccactatgctaaattgttttaatgagcattttgtgtcctgtggctctctgtttgattctgttacTAACTCCGTCTCTGTGATCACCACCGAAGcagactctgaacaatgtgatttggaaaacccttttagtttctCTTCTTTTACTattaatgttgttcatgaagctttaaccaagttagatcctaagaaaccggctggcccgtacaacgtagaacctttctttttaaagatagctgcagatgttATTGCACCacttcttacttctctttttaacctctccctcagcactaacacaatcccaaaagtatggaagtcagcgtatgtcctgcctttgctgaaggccaccttattaaacaattatagacccatctctaaattgtcagttctggcgaagGTTCTTGAAAGCCTAGGGAGTGAGCAGGTAAAGGTGTTGTTATGTAAAAATGACATCCTatgtaaacatcagtcaggtttcagaaagcaacacagcaccatcactgcggcAATAAAAATGGTAAATGATATTGCGGGTATCTTAGACAAAAAGCAGAGTTgcgcagctctgtttattgatctttccaaagcgttcgataccgtcgatcatcgcatcttgAAGCAGacgctactcagtattggcatatccagccatgcagtggggtggtttgtgaactacctctctgaaaggtcccaatgtgttcactttgatgggctcacttctgagtggttaaacattgcaaatggtgttccacaaggttctgttttaggtccacttgtATTCTCCATCtaacagtttaggtgataatgtggatggagcaactttacatttttatgcggacgataccgtgatgttAAGGAGGCtgctgttaaattacaggctgtttttaacattatccagacgcagcttattttaaatgttgataaaactaaagtaatgtttttttcaaaagtCAAAAAGACACCGGAGACCACTTTGAATATTGTTACTACCTTTTTaactgtgctggactatggtgatctgatttatatgaatgcacctgcccattacctGATCAAGTTAGATTCCGCCTATCACAGCGCGCTGAGATTGGTAACTAACTGTAAAGTGTAttaactcatcactgtaccctgtatgccaaggcaggcttgccttcactaactgtacggaggctcagtcactgctACATGTTCatctacaaagccatgttggataaactaccttCTTACATCTGCTCTCTTGACGAATTGAAAGtagctattgcctgagatctcatgatgtggttttattaaatgtgccaagtgctaggactgactTAGGGAAACAAGCTTTTAggtgtgcagctccactaacttggaacagtctgcaaaaggaatggaaactgagcaatttggttccactaaatgtttttaaagcacggATAGATGCTATCCAATCGGAAACTGTTGGAACCTGTAAATGTCACTAGCTATGTAAACTGTAGTCACTGTAAGTATGCTTTATGATGTCCTTTTTttcctgttgttttatgttttatatgtattaatgtggaacctacttgcagCAGGTcatccttgaaaaagagatcaatgatctcaatgggattcacctgcataaataaaggtttgaaattaaatgaaatgagatATGTATTCTAGTGTCGGGCTGAAGAAATGCAAAAGGTTATGGCTTGAAAAGTCTCCAGGATTCAGAGGCGTTTgcgcaatgcatgctggtagATGTATGCACGGACTGAATTGCTCTATGGACAGATTTTGGTCGATATATAGCATGCACTGAGGAATTTATGGCTTAATTCAACTACACTATACTATCAACAGTGGTTCCACAAAAATGTTGGCGTATTTTCCTTTTTAGAAAGGTTATGTGCTTTTGTAGTAGAAATGATTTGTGACGATGTGTAAGAGGAAGCCTGACCCAGGACAGCTTGTTGTAGCAGGTGAACTCCCAGCAGGCCAGGTAGAGGGGACAGTGGTAGTCGTTCAGAACGATGTACGCAGCTTCTGGATCAGCAGCAAAATTAAACTCGGCACACACTGTAGTGTTTCCTCGAGCTGTGGAGAAACGCACATATTACACACTGAAGTACACAATTACATGATCATACAAAGGCAGAGTAGGACCATTATAAGATACAAGAACAACTAAAAAGTACAGTAGCAGGGGAAGTAGGTAATATTCTCCAAAAGACCTCAGAATTTCCAGGATTAAAGTCGTCAATTTATTTCCTGTCAACTGGGCGCTTCTTTACTGTAATGACGTCGATCTGACTTTGTGAAACAATGTAGTTCCTTAACATaataaagcacaattattttctcttaaatgtgttaaTGTGATAGAGAATGTGTATGTTTATTTTGCTTATTAAGAATTTTATAATCTGAGTTTTTACTTAAAAATGTAACCTTTTAATCTCAGGGATTTGTTCTCCTCTGCTCAACCCCTCAGCTCTGTaattattgtttattttaatcTACAATGTTCCTAATATGCCATCCCATTGTCATATGTACTACCACCACCCAGTGTGAACAAACTAGTAAATGATTTTACTGACATTCAGTGTTGCCTCCCATGATGTAGAGCGCTCTGAGTTTACTGGGCAGAGATGGGTCCAGCCTCACAGCCAGAGCCAGGTTAGTGAGGGGAGCCGTGGCAACCAGAGACACCTGGGGGGGGAATAAACACACACCATTAAGACCTcacagaggcacacacacaaacaaacaaaaaacacattcaCACGTAATACATTTGTCATTATTGTTGAgtctataaaatgtcagaaaattgTGAAACCTGTCCATTCCACGTTCTTAAACTCCAAAGCTTTTCTTAGTTCAAAGACATTCAGTttaatatcacacacacacacacacacacacacacacacacacacacacacacacacacacacacacacacaca is a genomic window of Pseudochaenichthys georgianus chromosome 21, fPseGeo1.2, whole genome shotgun sequence containing:
- the LOC117466540 gene encoding inosine-uridine preferring nucleoside hydrolase, whose amino-acid sequence is MCLLSSSVFICMALIIRTVVKPSHRFCSRLFAADRRRFHSVRGSEAAGKHDCSSFSHSATGSTMSKKLLLDVDCGVDDAQAIMLALAAPNVEVLGVTCVHGNTTVENVCKNTLRVLQACNKLEIPVFKGAAKPILGNSLNAGHFHGEDGLGDAPDPDAPGLDRLQEEGAVSAMIRIINQNPGQVSLVATAPLTNLALAVRLDPSLPSKLRALYIMGGNTESRGNTTVCAEFNFAADPEAAYIVLNDYHCPLYLACWEFTCYNKLSWEFCDAWLAQDTDKARFMARIFRHSIEASQSERLQKEFVAGTGFVSCDSYAMAAAVDDSFITESDHYPVSVELTGTHTRGMMIMDTVGFLKKERKAFIMKKVDMEKFEQMMMAALK
- the coa5 gene encoding cytochrome c oxidase assembly factor 5 → MPKYYDEKEEDGRACSGVREDFRACLMQHDCVVKEGKMPSECLKEGHCKALQTSFFECKRSMIDTRSRFRGRKGY